A single Xylella taiwanensis DNA region contains:
- a CDS encoding bifunctional aspartate kinase/diaminopimelate decarboxylase: MSASPTADRWIVLKFGGTSVSRRHRWDTIGMLVKKRVEEHGARVLIVVSALSGVTNELTAIAEGVVDSAQRVAALEQRHRDFLAELGLNAEVVLGTRFTILWDLLDDARAVTRSLDWQAELLGQGELLSSTLGAAYLRASGVDINWTDARDWLTALPPQPNQSEWSKRLSVSCQWQADGDWRTRFDAQPSPVLITQGFISRHQDGGTAILGRGGSDTSAAYFGALLGAACVEIWTDVPGMFSANPKEVPDARLLTRLDYYEAQEIATTGAKVLHPRSIKPCRDTGVPMAILDTERPELLGTRIDAEVEPVPGVKAISRRDGIVLVSMEGIGMWQQVGFLADVFALFKKHGLSVDLIGSAETNVTVSLDPSENLVNTDVLAALSTDLSQICKVKIIVPCAAITLVGRGMRSLLHKLSAVWATFGKERVHMISQSSNDLNLTFVIDETDADGLLAVLHSKLIDSGAMPVQERAVFGLRWREIIGHVRSRVTPWWHDARTRLLTMDQKDTGPCYVYHVPTVRERARQLTAVGAVDQRYYAIKANPHPAILRALLEEGFGLECVSLGELRHVFAVVPKIVPSRVLFTPSFAPRAEYEQAFALGVNVTLDNVEALHLWPEVFRNRTFWLRIDLGHGEGHHEKVTTGGKASKFGLSATRVDEFIDVAKTLNITVTGLHAHLGSGVETGNHWARMYDELAGFARRIGSVCTLDIGGGLPIPYRADDELFDLEAWALSLAEVKALHPKFQLVIEPGRFLVAEAGVLLTRVTQVIEKDGIRRVGLEAGMHTLIRPALYDAWHGIENLSRLGETPSVLCDVVGPVCESSDVFGRRRYLPAATVPGDLMLVADTGAYGFSMASTYNLRGLPGEVVLDA; encoded by the coding sequence ATGTCAGCTTCCCCTACTGCAGATCGCTGGATTGTTCTTAAATTTGGCGGCACTTCCGTGTCGCGTCGTCATCGTTGGGACACCATTGGGATGCTGGTGAAGAAACGCGTTGAGGAGCATGGAGCACGCGTGCTGATTGTGGTTTCGGCACTATCTGGTGTGACGAACGAGCTGACGGCGATTGCTGAAGGAGTCGTTGACAGCGCGCAGCGCGTGGCTGCATTGGAACAGCGTCATCGCGATTTCTTGGCTGAGCTTGGACTGAATGCAGAAGTGGTGCTTGGCACACGCTTCACCATCTTGTGGGACCTTCTCGATGATGCGCGTGCGGTGACGCGCTCACTGGATTGGCAGGCTGAGCTGCTGGGGCAAGGTGAATTGTTGTCCTCCACACTTGGTGCAGCTTATCTGCGTGCTTCCGGGGTGGACATCAATTGGACGGATGCACGTGACTGGCTGACAGCGTTACCACCACAGCCGAACCAGAGTGAATGGTCGAAACGTCTGTCTGTGTCCTGTCAATGGCAGGCTGATGGAGATTGGCGTACACGTTTCGACGCGCAGCCGTCTCCGGTACTCATCACTCAGGGGTTTATCTCGCGCCACCAGGATGGTGGCACTGCCATCCTGGGGCGTGGTGGCTCGGATACTTCAGCTGCGTATTTCGGTGCATTGCTTGGTGCGGCGTGCGTCGAAATCTGGACCGACGTGCCAGGGATGTTCAGTGCGAACCCGAAGGAAGTCCCTGACGCGCGTTTGCTGACCCGCCTGGATTACTACGAGGCACAGGAAATCGCCACGACTGGCGCGAAGGTGCTGCATCCGCGTTCGATCAAGCCATGCCGTGATACTGGCGTGCCGATGGCTATCCTGGATACTGAGCGGCCCGAGTTGTTGGGCACCCGTATTGATGCTGAGGTTGAGCCAGTGCCTGGTGTGAAGGCGATCAGCCGTCGTGACGGCATCGTATTGGTGTCGATGGAGGGGATTGGCATGTGGCAGCAGGTTGGTTTTCTTGCCGATGTGTTCGCATTGTTCAAGAAACACGGTTTGTCGGTGGACCTGATCGGCTCTGCAGAAACCAATGTGACCGTGTCGTTGGACCCGTCCGAGAACCTGGTCAACACTGACGTGTTGGCGGCGTTATCAACCGATTTGTCGCAGATCTGCAAAGTCAAAATCATCGTGCCTTGCGCTGCGATCACTTTGGTAGGGCGTGGTATGCGTTCGCTACTGCACAAACTCTCGGCGGTATGGGCCACGTTCGGCAAGGAACGTGTCCACATGATCTCGCAGTCCTCCAACGATCTGAATCTGACATTTGTGATCGATGAGACTGATGCTGATGGATTACTGGCGGTGCTGCATTCCAAGTTGATTGATAGCGGCGCGATGCCAGTGCAAGAACGTGCAGTTTTCGGTCTGCGTTGGCGCGAAATCATCGGTCACGTACGTTCGCGCGTGACGCCTTGGTGGCACGATGCCCGCACCCGTTTACTGACCATGGATCAAAAGGACACCGGCCCTTGCTATGTCTACCATGTGCCGACGGTGCGCGAACGTGCACGGCAGCTGACGGCGGTGGGTGCCGTGGATCAGCGCTACTACGCCATCAAGGCCAACCCACATCCGGCGATTCTGCGTGCATTGCTTGAGGAAGGCTTTGGACTGGAGTGTGTGTCATTGGGTGAACTGCGCCACGTGTTCGCTGTGGTACCGAAGATAGTTCCGTCGCGCGTGTTATTCACCCCAAGCTTTGCTCCGCGTGCTGAGTATGAGCAGGCGTTCGCGCTGGGCGTCAACGTGACCTTGGACAATGTCGAGGCGTTGCATCTCTGGCCGGAAGTGTTCCGTAACCGTACGTTCTGGTTACGCATTGATCTAGGTCATGGAGAGGGTCATCACGAGAAAGTCACCACAGGCGGCAAGGCATCCAAATTTGGTCTTTCGGCAACGCGTGTCGACGAATTTATTGACGTTGCCAAGACGCTGAACATCACCGTGACTGGTTTGCATGCCCATCTTGGCAGCGGTGTGGAGACCGGCAACCATTGGGCTCGGATGTACGATGAATTGGCTGGTTTTGCGCGCCGCATAGGCAGTGTCTGTACGCTGGATATCGGTGGTGGCTTACCGATCCCGTACAGAGCTGATGACGAACTGTTTGACTTGGAAGCGTGGGCGCTCAGCTTGGCCGAAGTCAAAGCGTTGCATCCGAAGTTCCAATTGGTGATCGAGCCAGGTCGTTTCCTGGTTGCTGAGGCAGGTGTGCTCCTGACCCGGGTGACCCAGGTGATTGAAAAGGATGGCATCCGTCGCGTTGGCTTGGAGGCTGGCATGCATACTCTGATCCGCCCTGCACTTTACGATGCCTGGCACGGCATAGAGAACCTCAGCCGCTTGGGGGAGACACCATCTGTACTATGCGATGTAGTGGGTCCTGTCTGTGAGTCCTCCGACGTGTTTGGCCGCCGCCGCTACCTTCCAGCCGCCACCGTTCCTGGCGATCTGATGTTGGTTGCCGATACCGGCGCCTATGGTTTCTCGATGGCCAGCACCTACAATCTGCGTGGCCTTCCGGGCGAGGTCGTGCTTGATGCCTGA
- the murD gene encoding UDP-N-acetylmuramoyl-L-alanine--D-glutamate ligase, whose amino-acid sequence MHISALEGCCIALWGWGRESRAAYRALRAAFPKQPLTLFCTMAEATDVQALADPALCIETEVSVSRIAAFDTVIKSPGISPYTPVAVAAAAAGVHFIGGTQLWFTAHADADGLVPGAVCVTGTKGKSTTTALLAHLLRAGGHCTALAGNIGVPLLELLTPQPAPEYWAIELSSYQTGDVARSGARPALALVLNVFPEHLDWHGDEQRYINDKLSLVTAARPRIALLNAADPHLASLALPHSELRWFNRRDGWHVRGPMVYRGEQAVLDTTSIPLPGVHNRSNVCAVLATLEALGLNAVALAPAALHFRPLPNRLQLLGERDNVLWVNDSISTTPHATLAALDCFPEHRVAVLVGGYDRGVDWESFAARMVQRAPLEIITMGANGPHIHALLAPLAAGRFGLHAAVDLPQAIALARAALGAQGGVLLLSPGAPSFGAYQDYVARGRHFAILAGFDPDVISAIPGLGIA is encoded by the coding sequence GTGCACATTTCTGCGCTTGAAGGTTGCTGTATTGCACTATGGGGCTGGGGGCGCGAAAGCCGCGCCGCCTATCGTGCACTCCGTGCCGCGTTCCCGAAGCAGCCATTGACGTTGTTCTGCACGATGGCCGAAGCGACTGATGTGCAGGCACTGGCTGACCCTGCACTGTGCATCGAAACCGAGGTCAGTGTTTCCCGAATTGCCGCCTTCGACACGGTGATCAAGTCGCCCGGTATCAGTCCTTACACCCCGGTGGCTGTCGCCGCTGCCGCTGCTGGCGTGCATTTCATTGGCGGTACCCAATTGTGGTTCACAGCGCATGCTGATGCGGATGGTTTGGTGCCTGGTGCCGTGTGCGTCACCGGGACCAAGGGCAAGAGCACGACGACGGCACTGCTGGCGCACCTGTTGCGTGCGGGGGGCCATTGCACAGCACTGGCCGGTAACATCGGCGTGCCGTTGCTGGAGTTGCTGACACCGCAGCCGGCCCCCGAATATTGGGCCATCGAATTGTCCAGCTATCAGACTGGAGACGTTGCACGCAGTGGGGCACGACCCGCACTGGCGCTGGTGTTGAATGTGTTTCCCGAGCACTTGGATTGGCATGGCGATGAGCAGCGCTATATCAACGACAAGCTCAGTCTGGTGACGGCGGCGCGACCGCGTATCGCTCTGCTCAATGCCGCCGATCCGCATTTGGCGTCGTTGGCATTACCACACAGTGAGTTGCGTTGGTTCAACCGGCGTGATGGCTGGCACGTGCGCGGACCGATGGTGTATCGCGGTGAGCAGGCCGTGCTTGATACCACGTCGATTCCCCTGCCTGGAGTGCACAACCGCAGCAATGTATGTGCAGTGCTGGCCACACTCGAAGCGCTGGGGTTGAATGCGGTGGCGTTGGCACCTGCTGCATTGCACTTCCGTCCACTGCCCAACCGCTTGCAGCTGCTGGGTGAGCGTGACAACGTTCTCTGGGTCAACGATTCGATCAGTACGACGCCACATGCCACTTTGGCGGCGTTGGATTGCTTCCCCGAGCACCGCGTGGCGGTACTGGTGGGGGGCTATGATCGTGGGGTGGATTGGGAGAGCTTTGCTGCCCGGATGGTGCAGCGAGCGCCACTGGAAATTATCACGATGGGGGCCAACGGGCCGCATATCCACGCACTGCTGGCGCCATTGGCCGCAGGCCGATTTGGACTGCATGCGGCTGTGGATCTCCCGCAGGCGATAGCGTTGGCACGTGCAGCGCTGGGCGCACAGGGAGGGGTGCTGCTGCTTTCGCCTGGAGCGCCGAGTTTTGGCGCTTATCAGGACTATGTGGCGCGAGGCCGCCACTTTGCCATCCTGGCGGGTTTCGATCCGGACGTGATCAGCGCCATTCCTGGGCTTGGTATCGCTTGA
- the murL gene encoding UDP-N-acetyl-alpha-D-muramoyl-L-alanyl-L-glutamate epimerase encodes MTATFDKSQVSTFRFVRCTLDAQTGVVALVYAFDRGPEFVETITVPGAPFVLEGARAAAVRQALRLLHLIAGVSYYKAVVPATVAIDDDAIDTETAALVEQVYFYGLSEFAYRNGLNLHGRFQLPVQATVSTVPASAAGLREHALVAMGGGKDSLVSIETLRAAGMNQSVVWIGGSQLIRACADRTGLPLLNIGRMLAPELFELNRQGAWNGHIPVTAINSAILVLVALLHGVDQVVFSNERSASYGSVIPGTGEVNHQWSKGWAFEQHFSDYVQRRVAADLRYYSLLRPLSELAVARQFAHCVRYDAYFSSCNRNFHILGERPVHRWCGQCPKCHFVFLALAPFMPKTRLVGIFGRNLLDDASQAGGFDALLEWLDYKPFECVGEARESRTALAVLATRAEWQEDALVMRFIREIQPHLDPAELHLAPLLTLSDEHRIPAGLWERVSAHFCA; translated from the coding sequence ATGACGGCCACCTTCGATAAATCCCAGGTCTCTACATTTCGCTTTGTTCGCTGCACATTGGATGCACAGACTGGTGTTGTTGCGTTGGTGTATGCCTTCGACCGGGGACCGGAATTCGTGGAAACAATCACGGTGCCTGGTGCCCCGTTTGTGTTGGAGGGCGCGCGTGCCGCGGCGGTACGGCAGGCATTGCGCCTGCTGCACCTGATCGCTGGCGTGAGTTATTACAAAGCAGTCGTGCCGGCTACGGTGGCGATCGACGATGATGCGATTGATACCGAGACCGCTGCTCTGGTGGAGCAAGTGTACTTCTACGGATTGAGCGAATTCGCCTATCGTAATGGGTTGAATTTGCATGGCCGATTCCAATTGCCGGTGCAGGCCACCGTGTCAACGGTCCCTGCATCGGCGGCCGGTTTGCGTGAACACGCGCTGGTGGCGATGGGTGGCGGTAAGGATTCGTTGGTCAGTATCGAGACATTGCGCGCGGCCGGTATGAATCAGAGTGTGGTGTGGATCGGTGGTTCGCAGTTGATCCGTGCCTGCGCTGACCGTACAGGTCTTCCGCTGCTCAACATTGGACGCATGCTCGCTCCAGAATTATTCGAGTTGAACCGCCAAGGTGCCTGGAATGGACATATCCCGGTGACCGCCATTAACTCGGCGATCTTGGTGTTGGTTGCATTGCTGCATGGTGTCGACCAGGTTGTGTTTTCCAATGAGCGTTCAGCCAGCTATGGCAGTGTCATCCCGGGTACAGGCGAGGTGAACCATCAGTGGTCCAAGGGCTGGGCATTCGAGCAGCATTTCAGTGACTATGTACAGCGCCGTGTTGCTGCCGATTTGCGTTACTACTCCTTATTACGTCCTCTTTCGGAATTGGCAGTGGCGCGGCAGTTTGCACACTGTGTCCGCTACGATGCCTATTTTTCGAGTTGCAATCGCAATTTTCACATCCTGGGTGAACGCCCTGTGCATCGCTGGTGCGGGCAATGTCCCAAGTGCCACTTCGTGTTCTTGGCACTAGCACCGTTCATGCCAAAAACGCGTCTGGTTGGCATTTTTGGCCGCAATTTGTTGGATGATGCTAGCCAGGCGGGTGGTTTCGATGCTCTGCTTGAATGGCTGGATTACAAGCCTTTCGAGTGTGTAGGTGAAGCACGCGAGTCCCGTACGGCGCTGGCCGTGTTGGCGACGCGCGCTGAATGGCAGGAAGATGCCCTGGTAATGCGCTTCATCCGTGAAATCCAACCGCACCTGGATCCTGCCGAGTTACACCTGGCCCCCTTGTTGACCTTGTCTGATGAGCATCGCATCCCCGCAGGCCTATGGGAGCGCGTGAGTGCACATTTCTGCGCTTGA